TGAGTACTTTAATGAATACTTAATCATATGACTGctactattttttaaaaataggtACCGTAGTAGATACCAAGATTTGCCACCCTATGGAGTTTGATTTTTATCTGTGCAGCCATGGTTCCATGGAGGTAAAGTTGTTATTTTAGTTCATTACCAGTTGTATGCTCCTTCATACGCTGATGTCTACTATTAATAAATCAGGGTACTAGTCATCCCGCGCATTACCACGTCTTATGCGATGATAATGGATTCGATGCAGAAACCATTCAGGATTTAACATACCACTTGTGTTACAGGTAATATCTTGAACTTAATTTCCTTGTATGCTTGAATATCTTGTAATCAACTTCCGTTCATCTCAGGGATGCAAGGTGCACATCATCGCTTGCCATCGGTTAGTTTTGCGCCTAGATTGTTGTTTATAAATATCTTGTCTCTCTTTCGAGTTATATTCAGGTATTTTTATTCTTTAACTAATTACATCTCTTATATGCAGTGGCACCAGCTTATTATGCCCACTTAGCTGCTGGTCGTGCACGTTATTATGTTGACAAGGCGGGGATCATGAGTCTTCCTAAGATTAAAAAGCAAAGTGAAATAATGTATTATTGCTGAGTGGTAGCTAATAAATGGACTTGATCCATCTATTATAGCTTCActcccaatatttgtttacaagcaAAGTGATGACCATGACACGGATGAGGCAATTACTAATCCGATTGAGTGTTCAGTTTGTTTGAGTATTCTTGAAAATGGTGAAATTGCTAGGATTTTTGCCTGATTGCAAACACACTTTCCATAACTTGTCTTTGTACCAAACGACTCCTGAATGTGTTCGCGCCTATTAGTGTAATATCAAGCACGTGTTTGTTTGTGCGCCTAACTTTTACATTAAAAACTTTTGACAAACTTTCAGCTATAGAAGTTACATAATATAGCTTCTCAAATATTTATCAAACTCCCTTCAATATCCTTTACTAATTTTATGGTGGCTGGTCTAACATTAAAAGGATTATAGTTCATCTTTCTGTCTACTTTGCCTTGCATCGAAAGGAATGAAATGGACCAAAGGAAATACAAAGAAGCATTTACTTTTAATAGAGTAACCTAGCTTTTCTATCTAATTATTAACTAACCGCCAAAGATTATCGTGACGTGGTAAATACTTTTTCGTCCTTAATCAGAGGTTCAAGTCCGAACCCTGAATACGGAGTAGTCTTTGGTAGGGAGCGCTCTACCCCAAAGTGATTTTTCTTAGCTAGAACCCATATAGGCTACCGGACATTGGATAGGAATTTAAACAATAAAATCTATCTATTAAGATTTGTTTTCTCATTCTACCAAAGAAGCATTTACTTTTAAGAGGGTAACCTAGCTTTTCTATCTATTTATTAACTAACAACCAAAGATTATCATAGTGTAGTAAATAATCCTTCATCCTTAATTAGTGGTTCGGGTTCGAGCCTTGGATATAGAGCTGTCGTTGGTAAAAAGCGCTTTACCCTCAAAGTGGTACTTCGAAGTGCAAATCTAGATTAGTGAGAACCCAAATAGGCTACCGGACATCGGGTAGGAATTTAAACAAAAACAATCTATTTATTAGCTTTTCAAGGAGACATAATCTGCATTTAAAAGATTCTTCAGCCTCACGTAAAATTCAATAGTGCAAAGACTGTCATTAACATCATAATTTAGGTGTAGATGGAGATTTGCTGCTAAAAGTCCAGATAAATAGGATCAttttttaatataataaatagATAGTAGTAAATCCAGAATTAAATGCTAAATATTGAATTCATAATCCTAAAATAGACAAATTTAATTAGGAACACACCATGTGGAGCCTAAGTATGGGCAAAATGTTTAGCAATCAACAGTACAAAAGTTCAGGTGATTGTATGAAACAGAACATTCAGAATTAACAGTTACAATGGCTATCTCATACAACACaacatcatttttcttcactttcCTTTTACTCCTCGTACCCGAAAATCATCCCTTAACTTCAGATGATTTAGTTTCTGAATTGATCATCCTTCGTTCTAAATCTCCCACCGGTGTTATTCACCTTTCTAACAAACTACTTAGACGAATTTTATGGATACCTGTCCCTAGGCcattttctttccttatattCTTCGATTCACAGAAGCTACATTCAGAGCCAGAGATTTCACTTCCAAGTCGTAAAAAAGAGTTCTTGATTCTCTCCTCCTCATTCCACACAAACAATCCACATAACAAGAAACTGTTTTTCTTTGACATTGTGTTTCAAGAATCACAAGCTTCTTTTGCTCTATTTGGAGTCAAGTCTCTCCCCTATATATGTTTAGTCCCCCCTTTAGCTACTGATTTCAAAAGGGATTCTATTCGAATGAAGTCTTCAGATTTCTCTGGGCATGCTGAATCGATGGCAGAATTCGTGGAGGCTAAAACTAAGCTCACTGTTGGTCCCATACAACGGCCAGGTTTCATTTCCAAGAAACAAAAGATAATTATCATCGCTTTGGGGCTAATCTTGACTCCATTTCTAGTGAAAAAGACTGTTGCTGGAAACACCCTTTTACATAACAAGCATATATGGATGGCGGGGTCAGTTTTCCTGTACTTCTTCAGTGTTTCAGGGACAATGTACAACATAATCAATAAAATACCAATTGCTGTGGTGGATAGAGATGATCCTAAAAAGTTGGTTTTCTTTTATAAAGGATTTGGGATGCAGTTAGAGTTAGGGGGCGAGGGGTTTACAGTCGGGTTCTTGTACACGATTTTCGGGCTGTTGTTGGCCTTTATCACTCATGTTCTTGTCCATGTGAAGAGTAGGAATATCCAGAGGTTGGTGATGCTTTTAGCTATCTTTGTTTCATTCTGGGCTGTAAAGAATGTGATTTACCTGTATAATTGGAAGACTGGGTCTGGTCTTCCTGCTTACTGACCTGTGTTGGAAATAATAGCAATGTTTGGCTGATATATACCATATATGTAAGAATATTGTACCATATAATCTCCTTCGTATATCCAATTCTGCTCCGATTATCTTGTTGATCGTTCTTATTTCGTGGGATGTTTGAAATTCTtgggaaaaaatagaaaatttgttgaagaaaaacatattttttcTTGTAAATTTTCCTTACTCCAACTGATGAGAAAACAAGCGAAAGAGTTAGGACATAGTTAAATCCTATATTAGTGATTATTAATTTGTTATAGCTACCATTTActaaattacttcctatagctatgttttcagtTGTTATAGAttgtattcaatgtatttttgCTACTATATACCATTTActaaattacttcctatagctatgttttcagtTGTTATAGAttgtattcaatgtatttttgctactatattcatgaatatagtagcaaAACTCGGCAGAAAACAGGGGAGTCCAGCTAAGCATATAATGtttaaaactccaccttcactagtgaatttgcacccaagggattctaaagtgcccaaagatatgagatttttcttcaactcaggaacatatctaacatcggtgagagttctcaccacatcatcgtgcattctgaaccgaattgtacctttgccaataacgttacaagtaacattgttacccagttggacaactccacctgcaactgaatcatatgtagaaaacaagtccctgctaggacacatatgatatgaacaaccggaatctaaaatccactcattgtctaatccgaaactagtttcagttgctaaaaatatagttccctcaatctcatcagttgctacactagcttcggcggtgtcaacatttttgttctcattttttctttctttatgcttttctttatttttcaatttatagCATTCAGAGATATTGTGGAAAGTTTGAATACGGCAAAGTGTTGAGATAGAGCCATCCCTGTGTACATGTAGAGAATTGGATTAGTTTATTTCAATCAGTTTGGGACTAAGAGTTTGATTTTTGatatttgagaatttttgtgttGCAGAGGAATTTGTGAATGT
The nucleotide sequence above comes from Nicotiana tabacum cultivar K326 chromosome 12, ASM71507v2, whole genome shotgun sequence. Encoded proteins:
- the LOC107778822 gene encoding putative dolichyl-diphosphooligosaccharide--protein glycosyltransferase subunit 3 isoform X2, with translation MAISYNTTSFFFTFLLLLVPENHPLTSDDLVSELIILRSKSPTGVIHLSNKLLRRILWIPVPRPFSFLIFFDSQKLHSEPEISLPSRKKEFLILSSSFHTNNPHNKKLFFFDIVFQESQASFALFGVKSLPYICLVPPLATDFKRDSIRMKSSDFSGHAESMAEFVEAKTKLTVGPIQRPGFISKKQKIIIIALGLILTPFLVKKTVAGNTLLHNKHIWMAGSVFLYFFSVSGTMYNIINKIPIAVVDRDDPKKLVFFYKGFGMQLELGGEGFTVGFLYTIFGLLLAFITHVLVHVKSRNIQRGICECGCRLWCCSSFGEAS
- the LOC107778822 gene encoding putative dolichyl-diphosphooligosaccharide--protein glycosyltransferase subunit 3B isoform X1; this translates as MAISYNTTSFFFTFLLLLVPENHPLTSDDLVSELIILRSKSPTGVIHLSNKLLRRILWIPVPRPFSFLIFFDSQKLHSEPEISLPSRKKEFLILSSSFHTNNPHNKKLFFFDIVFQESQASFALFGVKSLPYICLVPPLATDFKRDSIRMKSSDFSGHAESMAEFVEAKTKLTVGPIQRPGFISKKQKIIIIALGLILTPFLVKKTVAGNTLLHNKHIWMAGSVFLYFFSVSGTMYNIINKIPIAVVDRDDPKKLVFFYKGFGMQLELGGEGFTVGFLYTIFGLLLAFITHVLVHVKSRNIQRLVMLLAIFVSFWAVKNVIYLYNWKTGSGLPAY